Proteins from a genomic interval of Tolypothrix sp. NIES-4075:
- a CDS encoding precorrin-8X methylmutase encodes MEWHVTDAQSLAIIDSEIGEHVFSPAEYEIVRRVIYATADFEYNYLIRFSERALQAGAAALAARTTIVVDVPMVQVGIAQHIQNTFANPVYCSMEALTRPQKDKTRVAWGIETLAKRYPEGIYIVGQAQTALTALVDLIETEEIRPALIIATPAGFINVDAAKERLLDSLVPHITIDSRKGNAVVAAAIADGLIDLAWQAYGQNVQGVS; translated from the coding sequence ATGGAATGGCACGTAACTGATGCTCAAAGTTTGGCAATCATTGATAGTGAAATTGGCGAACATGTCTTTTCACCCGCAGAGTATGAAATTGTCCGACGTGTAATTTATGCAACGGCTGACTTTGAGTATAATTATTTAATTCGCTTTTCTGAACGTGCCTTGCAAGCTGGAGCAGCAGCACTAGCGGCGCGTACCACGATTGTTGTTGATGTGCCGATGGTGCAAGTGGGTATCGCCCAACACATTCAAAATACCTTTGCCAATCCAGTATATTGCAGCATGGAAGCGCTGACCCGTCCCCAAAAAGACAAAACTCGTGTTGCCTGGGGAATTGAAACTTTAGCTAAACGTTACCCAGAAGGCATTTATATTGTCGGTCAAGCGCAAACGGCTTTGACTGCACTAGTTGATTTAATTGAAACCGAAGAAATTCGACCAGCTTTAATCATCGCCACCCCAGCCGGATTTATAAATGTGGATGCTGCTAAAGAACGTTTGTTAGATTCTCTCGTACCTCACATTACAATTGACAGTCGCAAAGGTAATGCTGTGGTAGCAGCTGCGATCGCTGACGGTCTGATAGATTTAGCTTGGCAGGCTTACGGGCAAAATGTTCAGGGGGTAAGTTAA
- a CDS encoding Crp/Fnr family transcriptional regulator — protein sequence MSAASPQAVNRLLASLPDAEYQRLVPHLKQVPLSLKQVLHEVGEPIEYVYFPHRAIVSLLSTMNDGSSVEVGLVGNDGITGIPPVLGDNIATTTATVQVAGSAMRMRASLLKTEFERGGSLQSLLLRYMQALYALVSQGAACNRLHRLDSRLARWLLLVCDRVESNDLPMTQEFMSQMLGVRRAGVTEAANSLQQAGLIRYSRGKITILNRQELQAASCECYENIKGEYARLLGTEHS from the coding sequence ATGTCAGCAGCCTCCCCCCAGGCAGTCAATCGACTGCTAGCATCTTTACCAGATGCTGAGTACCAGCGCCTTGTTCCCCACCTAAAGCAAGTCCCGCTTTCTCTGAAGCAAGTCCTTCACGAGGTTGGTGAACCAATCGAATACGTCTATTTTCCCCATCGGGCAATAGTTTCTTTGCTCTCCACTATGAATGATGGCTCAAGCGTCGAAGTCGGCTTAGTGGGTAATGATGGGATAACGGGTATCCCCCCAGTTTTGGGAGACAACATCGCGACCACAACCGCGACCGTGCAGGTTGCTGGCTCTGCGATGAGAATGAGGGCAAGCTTGCTGAAAACCGAGTTTGAGAGGGGTGGTTCACTGCAAAGTCTGCTGCTGCGGTACATGCAAGCGCTCTACGCTTTAGTCTCTCAAGGGGCTGCCTGCAACCGCCTCCATCGTTTGGACAGCAGACTTGCCCGTTGGCTGCTGCTCGTCTGTGACCGTGTAGAGTCAAACGATTTACCGATGACTCAAGAATTTATGTCCCAGATGCTGGGTGTACGACGTGCTGGGGTCACGGAGGCGGCTAACAGCCTTCAACAGGCAGGACTGATTCGCTACAGTCGTGGTAAAATTACCATCCTGAATCGACAGGAATTGCAAGCTGCTTCCTGTGAGTGTTATGAAAACATCAAAGGCGAGTACGCTAGGTTGCTAGGCACTGAACACAGTTGA
- a CDS encoding LL-diaminopimelate aminotransferase: protein MAKINNNYLKLKAGYLFPEIARRVNAFAEANSDANIIRLGIGDVTEPLPEACRTAMIKAVEEMGDRSTFKGYGPEQGYAWLREKIALHDFQSRGCEVDASEIFISDGSKCDTGNILDIFGDDNAIAVTDPVYPVYVDTNVMAGHTGAANEKGEFEGLVYLPITAENNFTAEIPDKKIDLIYLCFPNNPTGATASKEHLKAWVDYAKSHNSIIFFDAAYEAFITDSEIPHSIYEIEGARDCAIEFRSFSKNAGFTGTRCALTVVPKTLKAKTSDNSDVELWKLWNRRQSTKFNGVSYIVQRGAEAIYSEEGLAQTQALVKFYMENAKIIREQLTAAGLQVYGGVNAPYVWVKTPNNLSSWDFFDKLLQTVNVVGTPGSGFGAAGEGYFRISAFNSRENVEEAMKRITEKFKV from the coding sequence ATGGCAAAAATTAACAACAATTACCTTAAACTCAAAGCAGGCTATTTATTCCCCGAAATTGCTCGACGAGTCAATGCTTTCGCAGAGGCAAACAGTGATGCAAATATTATTCGGTTAGGTATTGGTGATGTCACCGAACCTTTACCTGAAGCTTGTCGCACAGCGATGATTAAAGCTGTGGAAGAAATGGGCGATCGCTCTACGTTCAAAGGCTACGGTCCAGAACAAGGTTATGCTTGGTTGCGTGAGAAAATTGCTTTACATGACTTTCAATCTCGCGGATGTGAGGTTGATGCATCAGAAATTTTCATTTCTGACGGATCTAAGTGCGACACCGGCAATATTCTCGATATTTTTGGTGATGATAATGCGATCGCTGTCACCGATCCTGTTTATCCGGTGTATGTAGACACCAATGTGATGGCTGGACATACGGGAGCGGCGAATGAGAAAGGTGAGTTTGAGGGTTTGGTATATTTGCCAATTACAGCAGAAAACAACTTCACTGCCGAAATTCCTGACAAGAAAATCGATTTAATTTATCTGTGCTTTCCTAATAATCCCACCGGCGCAACCGCCAGCAAAGAACATTTGAAGGCGTGGGTAGATTATGCTAAGTCTCATAACTCGATTATTTTCTTTGATGCGGCTTACGAAGCGTTTATCACCGATTCAGAGATTCCGCACTCGATTTATGAAATTGAAGGTGCAAGAGATTGTGCGATCGAGTTTCGCTCTTTTTCCAAGAATGCCGGCTTTACCGGTACGCGTTGTGCCTTAACGGTTGTGCCGAAAACACTCAAAGCCAAGACAAGTGATAATTCTGATGTAGAACTGTGGAAGCTGTGGAATCGCCGCCAATCTACCAAGTTTAATGGAGTGTCTTATATCGTCCAACGCGGAGCCGAGGCAATTTATTCTGAGGAAGGTTTAGCACAAACTCAGGCGCTTGTCAAGTTTTATATGGAAAATGCGAAAATAATTCGCGAGCAACTGACAGCAGCCGGTTTGCAGGTATATGGCGGTGTAAATGCGCCTTATGTATGGGTGAAAACGCCAAATAATTTGTCGAGTTGGGATTTCTTTGATAAATTGTTGCAAACTGTAAACGTTGTGGGAACACCCGGTTCTGGTTTTGGTGCTGCGGGTGAAGGTTACTTTCGGATTTCGGCATTTAATAGCCGGGAGAACGTGGAAGAGGCGATGAAACGGATTACCGAGAAGTTTAAAGTGTAG
- a CDS encoding chromosome segregation ATPase: MTERDIPESWSSARATEPDEITRLSRSLPIGETHVSGVPANGSTSKSMKRRKKRNSDNELGTPSTQNGKMPNWMKSWVLWTVLLALVPGSIGFISMAMLLKLPSAPNCPSIFWPLASASVRLHCAQLAASKDTVNDLLQAIALVKQLPENHPLRGEINRNLEEWSRSILQLADQSFQSGKLDEAIATARKIPQDLSADKLVDEQISKWQSIWSKGENIYQTAEEELRQQHWQSAFMLAAKLVRVDNKYWQTAKYDQLNRLIVSAREDGEKLAKANGLAEDSGVDNLLKAIKIAESIGQDSYVYQKAQATIPVFGRKMLALAQKKLDGRDADEALEIVGKIPATTGLKLEIEDFTAIADAQRNAWIGTVSGLETAIAQAQQIDPSRPVYDKAQKLIARWQLEIEDVANLDKARTLASQGTVSDLNAAIAQARLIPVNNPRGSEARQEMGRWRAQAETIEDKPYLERAEQISFIEDVNSLQAAIAEASQIRNGRALYPEARRKIRTWTAKIQRIQDQPYLDQARDIARTGDLASAIKAAEQIASSGRALSGEAQASIDDWRGQIRARENWRKAREVALAGTPEALSEAIQLADRVPSRSLLRNDVNPAIDQWSQQILDIARSLSESDITQGIETAKLVPQGSAAYSAAREQIRNWRELLKPEPEPEPEQFPQESTTTPEQQ, translated from the coding sequence ATGACAGAGCGGGATATTCCAGAGAGTTGGTCATCAGCCAGAGCAACAGAGCCAGATGAAATAACCAGATTATCACGATCGCTCCCAATCGGTGAAACTCATGTGTCTGGTGTTCCAGCTAATGGTTCTACCTCAAAGTCAATGAAGCGCCGAAAAAAACGCAATTCTGATAATGAACTTGGGACACCCAGCACACAGAATGGTAAAATGCCCAACTGGATGAAAAGCTGGGTGTTATGGACAGTTTTATTAGCGTTGGTTCCTGGTAGTATCGGCTTTATTTCGATGGCGATGCTGCTAAAGTTACCATCGGCGCCAAACTGTCCATCGATTTTTTGGCCCCTTGCTAGTGCATCGGTGCGACTGCACTGCGCTCAATTGGCAGCTTCTAAGGACACGGTGAATGACTTGTTACAAGCGATCGCCTTAGTCAAGCAACTGCCAGAAAATCACCCATTACGGGGAGAAATTAATCGCAACCTAGAAGAGTGGTCGCGTTCGATTTTACAGCTAGCCGATCAAAGTTTTCAATCAGGGAAGTTAGACGAAGCGATCGCAACAGCACGTAAAATTCCTCAAGACCTCTCGGCTGATAAATTAGTAGATGAGCAAATCTCCAAATGGCAGTCAATTTGGTCTAAGGGAGAAAACATTTACCAAACAGCAGAAGAAGAACTGCGCCAACAACATTGGCAATCGGCGTTTATGCTGGCTGCTAAATTGGTGCGGGTGGACAATAAATACTGGCAAACAGCTAAGTACGATCAATTGAATCGCTTGATAGTCTCAGCGCGGGAAGATGGCGAAAAGTTAGCAAAAGCCAACGGTTTGGCTGAAGACTCTGGAGTAGATAATTTATTAAAAGCCATCAAGATAGCTGAGTCAATTGGGCAAGATAGTTACGTTTATCAAAAGGCACAGGCAACGATTCCAGTGTTTGGACGGAAAATGCTGGCATTAGCACAGAAAAAACTAGATGGTCGCGATGCAGATGAAGCGCTGGAAATTGTCGGCAAAATTCCGGCAACTACTGGACTAAAGTTGGAAATCGAAGACTTTACAGCTATAGCTGATGCACAAAGAAATGCATGGATCGGCACTGTTTCTGGTTTAGAAACAGCGATCGCCCAAGCACAACAAATTGACCCTTCAAGACCAGTTTACGACAAGGCACAAAAACTGATTGCCCGTTGGCAGCTAGAAATTGAAGATGTTGCCAATTTAGATAAAGCACGTACACTGGCTAGTCAGGGAACAGTTAGCGATTTGAATGCAGCGATCGCCCAAGCGCGTCTTATCCCGGTTAATAATCCTCGTGGTTCTGAAGCTAGACAAGAAATGGGACGCTGGCGTGCCCAAGCTGAGACAATCGAAGATAAACCTTATTTAGAACGCGCTGAACAGATAAGTTTTATAGAAGATGTTAACTCGTTGCAAGCAGCGATCGCCGAAGCAAGTCAAATTCGTAACGGTCGGGCATTGTATCCAGAAGCACGCCGAAAAATTCGCACTTGGACGGCGAAAATTCAGCGAATTCAAGACCAGCCATACTTAGATCAAGCGCGAGATATTGCTCGTACAGGCGATCTAGCCTCTGCGATTAAAGCCGCCGAACAAATTGCCTCGTCAGGACGCGCACTTTCTGGGGAAGCACAAGCATCTATAGATGATTGGCGAGGGCAAATTCGCGCTAGAGAAAATTGGCGCAAAGCGCGGGAAGTGGCACTTGCTGGCACTCCAGAAGCTTTGTCAGAGGCAATACAGCTAGCGGATCGAGTGCCAAGTCGTAGTTTGTTACGCAATGACGTGAATCCGGCTATTGACCAATGGAGTCAACAAATATTAGATATAGCACGCTCTTTGAGTGAGTCTGATATCACTCAAGGTATTGAAACTGCAAAGCTGGTTCCCCAAGGTTCTGCTGCTTACAGCGCAGCGCGAGAGCAAATCAGGAATTGGCGCGAGTTGCTCAAGCCTGAACCTGAGCCAGAACCAGAGCAATTTCCGCAGGAATCAACAACGACACCTGAGCAGCAGTAA
- the hslO gene encoding Hsp33 family molecular chaperone HslO produces the protein MADQLIRATAADGGIRAVGVITTRLTEEARTRHKLSYVATAALGRTMAAGLLMASSMKREGSRVNVRIKGDGPLGGILVDAGLDGTVRGYVENPAIELPPNAKGKLDVGGAVGNGYLYVVRDVGYGYPYSSTVELVSGEIGDDVAHYLVNSEQTPSAVVLGVFVGAGGVTAAGGLLVQVLPKAARDEELVAKLESRVASLAGFTPLLQAGKTLPEIFQDLLGDMGLVIFPETQMLRFHCGCSFNRVLGALKILGEAELQDMIAKDDGAEAICDFCGSVYHASSDQLAQLIDDLQAESSVSI, from the coding sequence ATGGCGGATCAGTTAATTCGCGCCACAGCGGCTGATGGTGGAATTCGTGCAGTCGGTGTGATTACCACACGTCTGACTGAAGAAGCAAGGACTAGACACAAGCTTTCTTATGTGGCTACGGCAGCCTTGGGTCGAACGATGGCAGCTGGCTTGTTGATGGCTTCTAGTATGAAGCGAGAAGGCTCTAGAGTCAATGTCCGCATTAAAGGCGATGGTCCTTTGGGTGGTATCTTGGTAGATGCTGGCTTAGATGGAACGGTACGCGGCTATGTAGAAAATCCAGCGATCGAATTGCCTCCCAATGCCAAAGGAAAACTTGACGTAGGTGGTGCAGTCGGTAATGGCTACCTTTACGTCGTTCGGGATGTGGGTTACGGCTATCCTTACTCTAGTACGGTAGAACTCGTTTCTGGGGAAATTGGGGACGATGTAGCTCATTATCTGGTAAACTCTGAACAAACACCTTCAGCTGTTGTTTTAGGTGTGTTCGTGGGTGCAGGTGGGGTGACTGCTGCTGGAGGCTTACTCGTACAAGTGTTGCCAAAAGCTGCTAGAGATGAAGAGCTAGTAGCAAAGTTGGAATCACGAGTGGCAAGTTTAGCTGGATTTACGCCTTTGTTGCAAGCAGGCAAAACATTGCCAGAAATCTTTCAAGACTTGCTAGGTGATATGGGTTTGGTGATTTTTCCGGAAACTCAAATGCTGCGCTTTCATTGTGGTTGCTCTTTTAACCGCGTACTCGGAGCGTTAAAAATTTTAGGAGAAGCTGAACTGCAAGACATGATTGCTAAAGATGATGGTGCTGAGGCAATTTGCGATTTTTGCGGCTCAGTATATCACGCAAGTAGCGACCAGCTAGCGCAACTAATTGACGATTTGCAGGCGGAATCTTCCGTTTCAATATAA
- a CDS encoding universal stress protein yields MLNTILVALDGSEIAERVIQTLQELVLLKESKIILCHVFPTPESEMELAADRPQGESPTLSYFHIEKQLQSYQEQLPVNSELELVTGNAAEEIIRLANIYQANLIIIGSRGLTGMKRIVQGSVSSQVVEEASCSVLVVKPN; encoded by the coding sequence GTGCTAAATACTATTTTGGTAGCTCTGGACGGTTCAGAAATTGCAGAACGTGTAATTCAGACTTTACAGGAATTGGTGCTGCTAAAAGAAAGCAAAATAATTCTCTGTCATGTATTTCCCACCCCAGAGTCGGAAATGGAACTAGCCGCAGATCGTCCTCAAGGAGAGTCACCAACACTTTCTTATTTTCATATAGAAAAACAACTGCAATCCTACCAGGAACAGTTGCCAGTCAACAGTGAATTAGAATTAGTAACTGGTAATGCGGCAGAAGAGATTATTCGTCTTGCCAATATTTATCAGGCTAATTTGATTATTATTGGGAGTCGTGGCTTAACTGGGATGAAGCGAATTGTTCAGGGGTCTGTTAGCAGTCAAGTGGTGGAAGAGGCGTCTTGCTCAGTATTGGTGGTGAAGCCGAATTAA
- the hisD gene encoding histidinol dehydrogenase: MLRIITQQADVRAELQRICDRTHDEQVHHKEATVREVLQAVKRQGDKAVLHYTAEFDHQTLNLGELRVSGFELDTAYQQVSKDLLEAIRLASRQIEAFHRQRVPKSWVHFGDDDVVLGKRYTPVDRAGLYVPGGRVAYPSTVLMNAIPARVANVPRVVMVTPPGAHKAINPAVLVAAQEAGVQEIYRVGGAQAIAALAYGTETIPKVNVITGSGNIYVNLAKKLVYGTVGIDSLAGSSEVLIIADETANPVHVAADLLAQAEHDPMAAAILLTTDTSLAKNVQVAVERQLIDHPRRIDTEKAIAHYGLIVVVESLEAAAQFSNEFAPEHLELEVEDPWALIQHIRHAGAIFLGHSTPEAVGYYLAGPNHTLPTSGAAHYASALGVETFLKHSSIIQYSETALQKVAGAIDALATAEGLPSHADSVRRRVQQDE, translated from the coding sequence ATGCTGCGAATCATTACTCAGCAGGCAGACGTCAGAGCAGAACTACAACGTATCTGCGATCGCACCCATGATGAACAGGTGCATCACAAAGAAGCAACCGTGCGGGAAGTGTTGCAAGCAGTGAAGCGCCAAGGCGACAAAGCTGTATTGCATTACACTGCCGAATTTGACCACCAAACGCTCAATCTTGGTGAACTGCGCGTTTCCGGTTTTGAACTGGATACGGCTTACCAACAGGTGTCAAAGGACTTGCTAGAGGCAATTCGGCTCGCTAGTCGGCAAATTGAAGCGTTTCATCGTCAGCGAGTACCGAAAAGCTGGGTACACTTTGGCGATGATGATGTAGTGCTGGGTAAGCGTTACACTCCTGTAGACCGAGCGGGATTATATGTTCCGGGAGGTCGAGTTGCTTATCCCAGTACGGTGCTGATGAATGCTATTCCAGCGAGGGTGGCTAACGTCCCCCGTGTGGTCATGGTAACGCCACCGGGAGCGCACAAAGCGATTAACCCAGCAGTGTTGGTAGCTGCCCAAGAAGCTGGGGTACAAGAAATTTATCGTGTCGGAGGCGCCCAGGCGATCGCCGCTTTAGCCTACGGTACAGAAACGATTCCGAAAGTAAATGTGATTACAGGTTCTGGTAACATTTATGTCAACCTAGCAAAAAAACTCGTATACGGTACTGTGGGCATTGATTCTTTAGCAGGATCTAGTGAAGTGCTAATTATTGCCGACGAAACCGCAAATCCCGTACATGTGGCGGCGGATTTGTTAGCACAAGCCGAACACGATCCGATGGCAGCAGCAATCTTGTTGACAACGGATACAAGTTTGGCGAAGAACGTGCAAGTCGCTGTGGAAAGACAGCTAATAGATCACCCCAGAAGAATAGATACAGAAAAAGCGATCGCTCACTATGGCTTAATCGTCGTTGTCGAATCTCTAGAAGCCGCAGCTCAATTCTCGAATGAGTTTGCCCCGGAACACTTAGAATTAGAAGTCGAAGATCCTTGGGCATTAATTCAACATATTCGCCATGCAGGGGCAATCTTCTTAGGGCATTCTACACCAGAAGCTGTGGGATACTATTTAGCTGGACCAAATCACACCTTGCCAACTTCCGGTGCTGCTCATTATGCTTCGGCATTGGGTGTGGAAACTTTCTTGAAACATTCGAGTATCATCCAATACTCAGAAACCGCCTTGCAAAAAGTAGCTGGCGCAATTGACGCACTAGCGACAGCAGAAGGCTTGCCTTCTCATGCTGATTCAGTTAGACGCCGAGTTCAACAAGACGAATAA
- the rpsT gene encoding 30S ribosomal protein S20 gives MANTKSALKRANIAERNRLRNKAYKSAVKTLMKKYLLTVATYAANPSSELKKEVDARMSEAYSKIDKAVKRGVLHPNNGARKKSKLAKKLKSSSASA, from the coding sequence GTGGCGAATACAAAGTCTGCTCTGAAACGCGCCAATATCGCAGAACGCAATCGCTTGCGTAACAAAGCTTACAAATCAGCAGTGAAAACGCTGATGAAGAAATACCTTTTGACTGTAGCAACCTATGCAGCTAATCCTAGCTCAGAATTAAAGAAAGAAGTAGACGCTCGGATGTCAGAGGCGTACAGCAAAATCGATAAAGCTGTAAAGCGGGGTGTACTTCATCCGAACAACGGAGCTAGGAAAAAGTCAAAATTGGCGAAAAAACTAAAAAGCTCTAGCGCATCAGCATAA
- a CDS encoding TatD family hydrolase, which produces MQLIDTHVHLNFDLFQPDLAAVRSRWQEAGVVRIVHSCVEPSEFSSIQAIAHQFPEISFAVGLHPLDAHKWNSQTEKEILSLANSDAKVVAIGETGLDFYKADNYDGQILVFEAQLAIASLLNLPVIIHCRNAASELRDILQKWRNLKGDSIRGVMHCWGGKPQEVQWFIDLGFYISFSGTVTFKNAIDIQQSAVLVRSDRLLIETDCPFLAPVPKRGEKRNEPAYVRYVAEAIARLRGESLEAIATQTTENACKLFGLVL; this is translated from the coding sequence ATGCAGCTGATTGATACCCATGTTCATCTCAACTTTGACCTTTTTCAACCGGATTTAGCAGCAGTGCGATCGCGATGGCAAGAAGCAGGTGTAGTACGTATAGTACATTCGTGCGTCGAGCCATCAGAGTTTTCCAGCATTCAAGCGATAGCTCACCAGTTTCCCGAAATCAGCTTTGCTGTAGGCTTACATCCTTTAGATGCCCATAAATGGAATAGCCAAACAGAAAAGGAAATATTATCTTTGGCTAACTCAGATGCCAAAGTGGTAGCAATTGGAGAAACGGGGCTGGATTTTTATAAAGCAGATAACTACGACGGGCAGATCCTGGTGTTTGAAGCTCAATTAGCGATCGCTTCGTTACTCAACTTACCAGTGATTATCCACTGCCGGAATGCTGCATCAGAACTAAGAGACATATTGCAAAAATGGAGGAATCTTAAAGGAGACAGTATCCGAGGTGTCATGCACTGCTGGGGTGGAAAACCGCAAGAAGTTCAATGGTTTATCGACTTGGGCTTTTATATCAGCTTTAGTGGCACCGTCACCTTCAAAAACGCTATAGACATTCAACAATCAGCTGTGTTGGTGAGGTCAGATCGGCTGTTAATTGAAACAGACTGTCCTTTTTTAGCGCCGGTTCCGAAACGAGGCGAAAAGCGCAATGAGCCAGCTTACGTGCGTTATGTAGCAGAAGCTATAGCTCGTTTGCGCGGGGAAAGTCTAGAAGCGATCGCTACTCAAACTACTGAGAATGCCTGTAAACTATTTGGGTTAGTACTCTAG